A single genomic interval of Homo sapiens chromosome 7, GRCh38.p14 Primary Assembly harbors:
- the ZSCAN25 gene encoding zinc finger and SCAN domain-containing protein 25 isoform c (isoform c is encoded by transcript variant 7), producing the protein MLKEHPEMAEAPQQQLGIPVVKLEKELPWGRGREDPSPETFRLRFRQFRYQEAAGPQEALRELQELCRRWLRPELHTKEQILELLVLEQFLTILPREFYAWIREHGPESGKALAAMVEDLTERALEAKAVPCHRQGEQEETALCRGAWEPGIQLGPVEVKPEWGMPPGEGVQGPDPGTEEQLSQDPGDETRAFQEQALPVLQAGPGLPAVNPRDQEMAAGFFTAGSQGLGPFKDMALAFPEEEWRHVTPAQIDCFGEYVEPQDCRVSPEWLPQCLKKKTLKNKNYG; encoded by the exons ATGCTTAAAGAGCATCCAGAGATGGCGGAAGCTCCTCAGCAGCAGTTGGGTATTCCTGTGGTGAAACTGGAGAAAGAGTTGCCATGGGGCAGAGGAAGGGAGGACCCTAGTCCAGAGACTTTTCGGCTGAGGTTTCGGCAGTTCCGCTACCAGGAGGCAGCTGGACCCCAGGAAGCTCTTAGGGAGCTCCAGGAGCTCTGTCGTCGGTGGCTGAGGCCCGAGTTGCACACCAAGGAGCAGATCCTGGAGCTGCTGGTGCTGGAGCAGTTCCTCACTATCCTGCCCCGCGAGTTCTACGCCTGGATCCGGGAGCATGGCCCAGAGAGTGGCAAGGCCCTGGCCGCCATGGTGGAGGACCTGACAGAAAGAGCactggaggccaaggcg GTTCCATGCCACAGGCAGGGAGAGCAGGAGGAAACAGCACTTTGCAGAGGCGCTTGGGAGCCAGGCATCCAGCTGGGGCCAGTGGAGGTCAAGCCTGAATGGGGGATGCCCCCTGGGGAAGGAGTTCAAGGTCCAGACCCAGGTACCGAGGAGCAGCTCAGTCAGGACCCTGGAGATGAGACACGGGCCTTCCAGGAGCAAG CACTACCTGTTCTGCAGGCGGGTCCTGGCCTCCCCGCAGTGAATCCCAGAGACCAAGAGATGGCAGCTGGGTTCTTTACTGCTGGATCGCAG GGGTTGGGGCCATTTAAAGATATGGCCCTGGCCTTCCCTGAGGAGGAGTGGAGGCATGTGACCCCAGCCCAGATAGACTGCTTTGGGGAGTATGTGGAACCGCAGGACTGCAGGGTCTCTCCAG
- the ZSCAN25 gene encoding zinc finger and SCAN domain-containing protein 25 isoform X3 — protein MLKEHPEMAEAPQQQLGIPVVKLEKELPWGRGREDPSPETFRLRFRQFRYQEAAGPQEALRELQELCRRWLRPELHTKEQILELLVLEQFLTILPREFYAWIREHGPESGKALAAMVEDLTERALEAKAVPCHRQGEQEETALCRGAWEPGIQLGPVEVKPEWGMPPGEGVQGPDPGTEEQLSQDPGDETRAFQEQALPVLQAGPGLPAVNPRDQEMAAGFFTAGSQGLGPFKDMALAFPEEEWRHVTPAQIDCFGEYVEPQDCRVSPVFIALRQLGGEDGMQDV, from the exons ATGCTTAAAGAGCATCCAGAGATGGCGGAAGCTCCTCAGCAGCAGTTGGGTATTCCTGTGGTGAAACTGGAGAAAGAGTTGCCATGGGGCAGAGGAAGGGAGGACCCTAGTCCAGAGACTTTTCGGCTGAGGTTTCGGCAGTTCCGCTACCAGGAGGCAGCTGGACCCCAGGAAGCTCTTAGGGAGCTCCAGGAGCTCTGTCGTCGGTGGCTGAGGCCCGAGTTGCACACCAAGGAGCAGATCCTGGAGCTGCTGGTGCTGGAGCAGTTCCTCACTATCCTGCCCCGCGAGTTCTACGCCTGGATCCGGGAGCATGGCCCAGAGAGTGGCAAGGCCCTGGCCGCCATGGTGGAGGACCTGACAGAAAGAGCactggaggccaaggcg GTTCCATGCCACAGGCAGGGAGAGCAGGAGGAAACAGCACTTTGCAGAGGCGCTTGGGAGCCAGGCATCCAGCTGGGGCCAGTGGAGGTCAAGCCTGAATGGGGGATGCCCCCTGGGGAAGGAGTTCAAGGTCCAGACCCAGGTACCGAGGAGCAGCTCAGTCAGGACCCTGGAGATGAGACACGGGCCTTCCAGGAGCAAG CACTACCTGTTCTGCAGGCGGGTCCTGGCCTCCCCGCAGTGAATCCCAGAGACCAAGAGATGGCAGCTGGGTTCTTTACTGCTGGATCGCAG GGGTTGGGGCCATTTAAAGATATGGCCCTGGCCTTCCCTGAGGAGGAGTGGAGGCATGTGACCCCAGCCCAGATAGACTGCTTTGGGGAGTATGTGGAACCGCAGGACTGCAGGGTCTCTCCAG
- the ZSCAN25 gene encoding zinc finger and SCAN domain-containing protein 25 isoform a (isoform a is encoded by transcript variant 3) — translation MLKEHPEMAEAPQQQLGIPVVKLEKELPWGRGREDPSPETFRLRFRQFRYQEAAGPQEALRELQELCRRWLRPELHTKEQILELLVLEQFLTILPREFYAWIREHGPESGKALAAMVEDLTERALEAKAVPCHRQGEQEETALCRGAWEPGIQLGPVEVKPEWGMPPGEGVQGPDPGTEEQLSQDPGDETRAFQEQALPVLQAGPGLPAVNPRDQEMAAGFFTAGSQGLGPFKDMALAFPEEEWRHVTPAQIDCFGEYVEPQDCRVSPGGGSKEKEAKPPQEDLKGALVALTSERFGEASLQGPGLGRVCEQEPGGPAGSAPGLPPPQHGAIPLPDEVKTHSSFWKPFQCPECGKGFSRSSNLVRHQRTHEEKSYGCVECGKGFTLREYLMKHQRTHLGKRPYVCSECWKTFSQRHHLEVHQRSHTGEKPYKCGDCWKSFSRRQHLQVHRRTHTGEKPYTCECGKSFSRNANLAVHRRAHTGEKPYGCQVCGKRFSKGERLVRHQRIHTGEKPYHCPACGRSFNQRSILNRHQKTQHRQEPLVQ, via the exons ATGCTTAAAGAGCATCCAGAGATGGCGGAAGCTCCTCAGCAGCAGTTGGGTATTCCTGTGGTGAAACTGGAGAAAGAGTTGCCATGGGGCAGAGGAAGGGAGGACCCTAGTCCAGAGACTTTTCGGCTGAGGTTTCGGCAGTTCCGCTACCAGGAGGCAGCTGGACCCCAGGAAGCTCTTAGGGAGCTCCAGGAGCTCTGTCGTCGGTGGCTGAGGCCCGAGTTGCACACCAAGGAGCAGATCCTGGAGCTGCTGGTGCTGGAGCAGTTCCTCACTATCCTGCCCCGCGAGTTCTACGCCTGGATCCGGGAGCATGGCCCAGAGAGTGGCAAGGCCCTGGCCGCCATGGTGGAGGACCTGACAGAAAGAGCactggaggccaaggcg GTTCCATGCCACAGGCAGGGAGAGCAGGAGGAAACAGCACTTTGCAGAGGCGCTTGGGAGCCAGGCATCCAGCTGGGGCCAGTGGAGGTCAAGCCTGAATGGGGGATGCCCCCTGGGGAAGGAGTTCAAGGTCCAGACCCAGGTACCGAGGAGCAGCTCAGTCAGGACCCTGGAGATGAGACACGGGCCTTCCAGGAGCAAG CACTACCTGTTCTGCAGGCGGGTCCTGGCCTCCCCGCAGTGAATCCCAGAGACCAAGAGATGGCAGCTGGGTTCTTTACTGCTGGATCGCAG GGGTTGGGGCCATTTAAAGATATGGCCCTGGCCTTCCCTGAGGAGGAGTGGAGGCATGTGACCCCAGCCCAGATAGACTGCTTTGGGGAGTATGTGGAACCGCAGGACTGCAGGGTCTCTCCAG GCGGTGGGAGCAAGGAAAAGGAGGCAAAACCCCCACAGGAAGACCTGAAAGGGGCGCTGGTGGCACTGACATCAGAGAGGTTTGGGGAAGCCTCTCTCCAGGGCCCTGGGCTCGGAAGGGTCTGTGAGCAGGAGCCTGGTGGCCCTGCAGGCAGTGCGCCTGGGCTTCCTCCTCCCCAGCACGGTGCCATCCCCCTGCCTGACGAAGTCAAAACCCACAGCTCCTTCTGGAAGCCTTTCCAGTGCCCTGAGTGTGGGAAAGGATTCAGTCGGAGCTCCAATCTCGTCAGGCACCAGCGAACCCACGAAGAGAAGTCTTATGGCTGTGTGGAGTGTGGGAAGGGCTTTACCCTGAGAGAATACCTGATGAAGCACCAGAGAACCCACCTGGGAAAGAGGCCCTACGTGTGCAGCGAGTGCTGGAAAACCTTCAGCCAGAGACACCACCTGGAGGTGCACCAGCGCAGCCACACTGGGGAGAAGCCCTACAAGTGCGGGGACTGCTGGAAGAGCTTCAGCCGCAGGCAGCACCTGCAGGTGCACCGGAGGACGCACACCGGGGAGAAGCCCTACACCTGCGAGTGTGGCAAGAGCTTCAGCAGGAATGCCAATCTGGCGGTGCACCGGCGTGCCCACACTGGCGAGAAGCCATATGGGTGCCAGGTGTGCGGGAAGCGGTTCAGCAAAGGGGAGCGGCTGGTCCGACACCAGAGAATCCATACAGGGGAGAAGCCCTACCACTGTCCTGCCTGCGGGCGAAGCTTCAACCAGAGGTCCATCCTCAACCGGCACCAGAAGACCCAGCACCGCCAGGAGCCGCTGGTGCAGTGA
- the ZSCAN25 gene encoding zinc finger and SCAN domain-containing protein 25 isoform d (isoform d is encoded by transcript variant 9): protein MLKEHPEMAEAPQQQLGIPVVKLEKELPWGRGREDPSPETFRLRFRQFRYQEAAGPQEALRELQELCRRWLRPELHTKEQILELLVLEQFLTILPREFYAWIREHGPESGKALAAMVEDLTERALEAKAVPCHRQGEQEETALCRGAWEPGIQLGPVEVKPEWGMPPGEGVQGPDPGTEEQLSQDPGDETRAFQEQALPVLQAGPGLPAVNPRDQEMAAGFFTAGSQAVGARKRRQNPHRKT from the exons ATGCTTAAAGAGCATCCAGAGATGGCGGAAGCTCCTCAGCAGCAGTTGGGTATTCCTGTGGTGAAACTGGAGAAAGAGTTGCCATGGGGCAGAGGAAGGGAGGACCCTAGTCCAGAGACTTTTCGGCTGAGGTTTCGGCAGTTCCGCTACCAGGAGGCAGCTGGACCCCAGGAAGCTCTTAGGGAGCTCCAGGAGCTCTGTCGTCGGTGGCTGAGGCCCGAGTTGCACACCAAGGAGCAGATCCTGGAGCTGCTGGTGCTGGAGCAGTTCCTCACTATCCTGCCCCGCGAGTTCTACGCCTGGATCCGGGAGCATGGCCCAGAGAGTGGCAAGGCCCTGGCCGCCATGGTGGAGGACCTGACAGAAAGAGCactggaggccaaggcg GTTCCATGCCACAGGCAGGGAGAGCAGGAGGAAACAGCACTTTGCAGAGGCGCTTGGGAGCCAGGCATCCAGCTGGGGCCAGTGGAGGTCAAGCCTGAATGGGGGATGCCCCCTGGGGAAGGAGTTCAAGGTCCAGACCCAGGTACCGAGGAGCAGCTCAGTCAGGACCCTGGAGATGAGACACGGGCCTTCCAGGAGCAAG CACTACCTGTTCTGCAGGCGGGTCCTGGCCTCCCCGCAGTGAATCCCAGAGACCAAGAGATGGCAGCTGGGTTCTTTACTGCTGGATCGCAG GCGGTGGGAGCAAGGAAAAGGAGGCAAAACCCCCACAGGAAGACCTGA
- the ZSCAN25 gene encoding zinc finger and SCAN domain-containing protein 25 isoform b (isoform b is encoded by transcript variant 6): protein MPPGEGVQGPDPGTEEQLSQDPGDETRAFQEQALPVLQAGPGLPAVNPRDQEMAAGFFTAGSQGLGPFKDMALAFPEEEWRHVTPAQIDCFGEYVEPQDCRVSPGGGSKEKEAKPPQEDLKGALVALTSERFGEASLQGPGLGRVCEQEPGGPAGSAPGLPPPQHGAIPLPDEVKTHSSFWKPFQCPECGKGFSRSSNLVRHQRTHEEKSYGCVECGKGFTLREYLMKHQRTHLGKRPYVCSECWKTFSQRHHLEVHQRSHTGEKPYKCGDCWKSFSRRQHLQVHRRTHTGEKPYTCECGKSFSRNANLAVHRRAHTGEKPYGCQVCGKRFSKGERLVRHQRIHTGEKPYHCPACGRSFNQRSILNRHQKTQHRQEPLVQ from the exons ATGCCCCCTGGGGAAGGAGTTCAAGGTCCAGACCCAGGTACCGAGGAGCAGCTCAGTCAGGACCCTGGAGATGAGACACGGGCCTTCCAGGAGCAAG CACTACCTGTTCTGCAGGCGGGTCCTGGCCTCCCCGCAGTGAATCCCAGAGACCAAGAGATGGCAGCTGGGTTCTTTACTGCTGGATCGCAG GGGTTGGGGCCATTTAAAGATATGGCCCTGGCCTTCCCTGAGGAGGAGTGGAGGCATGTGACCCCAGCCCAGATAGACTGCTTTGGGGAGTATGTGGAACCGCAGGACTGCAGGGTCTCTCCAG GCGGTGGGAGCAAGGAAAAGGAGGCAAAACCCCCACAGGAAGACCTGAAAGGGGCGCTGGTGGCACTGACATCAGAGAGGTTTGGGGAAGCCTCTCTCCAGGGCCCTGGGCTCGGAAGGGTCTGTGAGCAGGAGCCTGGTGGCCCTGCAGGCAGTGCGCCTGGGCTTCCTCCTCCCCAGCACGGTGCCATCCCCCTGCCTGACGAAGTCAAAACCCACAGCTCCTTCTGGAAGCCTTTCCAGTGCCCTGAGTGTGGGAAAGGATTCAGTCGGAGCTCCAATCTCGTCAGGCACCAGCGAACCCACGAAGAGAAGTCTTATGGCTGTGTGGAGTGTGGGAAGGGCTTTACCCTGAGAGAATACCTGATGAAGCACCAGAGAACCCACCTGGGAAAGAGGCCCTACGTGTGCAGCGAGTGCTGGAAAACCTTCAGCCAGAGACACCACCTGGAGGTGCACCAGCGCAGCCACACTGGGGAGAAGCCCTACAAGTGCGGGGACTGCTGGAAGAGCTTCAGCCGCAGGCAGCACCTGCAGGTGCACCGGAGGACGCACACCGGGGAGAAGCCCTACACCTGCGAGTGTGGCAAGAGCTTCAGCAGGAATGCCAATCTGGCGGTGCACCGGCGTGCCCACACTGGCGAGAAGCCATATGGGTGCCAGGTGTGCGGGAAGCGGTTCAGCAAAGGGGAGCGGCTGGTCCGACACCAGAGAATCCATACAGGGGAGAAGCCCTACCACTGTCCTGCCTGCGGGCGAAGCTTCAACCAGAGGTCCATCCTCAACCGGCACCAGAAGACCCAGCACCGCCAGGAGCCGCTGGTGCAGTGA